In bacterium, the DNA window AAATGCAGCACCCTTTTTGCAGAGAGCCCGCAGGATAAATGCAAATAGCTGGACAAAAAAACAGCCTATTTCGAGATGGTAAGACTCAAGAGAGTATACTATAAACAGCGTGCCGACAAGCGCTTACGCATTATTGTTGGCGCGCGGTGTCACGAAGGAGAAGGCCAGGATTGACCTGCGGCTCAAGGACGATGCGCCCTCAGATGAGTTTCGCAAATGATTTGACCACGACCCGGATGATTAGGCGGAGTTCAAACACCGCTACGCGAAGGAACTGGACGCCAATAAAGAGTCGCTAAAGCCGCTCCTCGAATTGATTGAGAAGGTTAATCGTGCTTTTCTTTACGCGGCAAAGGACGAGGAGCGCAACAATGCGGTCGCGCTCAAAACATATCTAGAGCATAAACTATCGGAGTGATTCATGGATAATAAAAAGAATGGCGAGGTGCGCGAGTTATGCGGGATGATAGACTACCAGGAGGGAGCGGTTG includes these proteins:
- a CDS encoding DUF488 family protein, yielding MDANKESLKPLLELIEKVNRAFLYAAKDEERNNAVALKTYLEHKLSE